In the Cololabis saira isolate AMF1-May2022 chromosome 7, fColSai1.1, whole genome shotgun sequence genome, one interval contains:
- the nkrf gene encoding NF-kappa-B-repressing factor: MAEGTYTGEMPSFDWCPSSEAKKRPFSSDGRDEPMTKMPVTKFGTRPRFEPVQFISGGSGAGAGTDEKENDKERRRNESYGASQWDSQYSSCGSTSRMQGFSSLRPAFDRVPSHVSDSWVCHRERAIPSGSSSELGYGGHEPSSHFMAKLQQDYGAKYESHTSSGSLDSYSQPQRYNGYGGGSRLGGWDSGRQGFGYSHQDRASSSRPFSRVYNSPSRSIPSVSQSGSFQPVPISQSALDEKQRLIYSVSNALSFAFKDPVLMTGSDMPNYNFILSRSIQACKTNPEYIYVNLKDIPQADLPKNRKVPADGYACELRCQGVYLATGYSGSKNGARDRASEQAVKLFMKTVEIRVVQRKYRHSVVNDMVVCQMHSPTPAFLPALRNPEDKPAPSSKGQYETDKQKHWTEFVVMDNAHDAICILNNSAAFNRMRIEYKFDLLPNNNAWLCSVFVQNELIAQSMGSKKSAKHAAAERAVTKLRMNQAQREQEQQQHQRQHQQYFRGNHLSDSGRNVGQPGSKRKLLTELVILENSDNAICIINDTAQFNKVTADYKYSVLPDHRWRCEVYLEGQFVAAGLGPKKTVKHIAAKEALATLKQTQAVVKSNLRKEGNSDAISRSQILARSNEEATRQEIKEDNIGNQLLRKMGWKGGGLGRDGDGIAEPIKVKEQFSREGFGMATERSGNQLGKRDIEEIIRNYAGSDRQDDLRFSTELTNDERKQIHQISQKYGLRSKSYGQGWQRFLVVSRKVHKDQLIGQLLQEGQVGRYELVKPQASH, translated from the exons ATGGCAGAAGGGACCTACACTGGCGAAATGCCCTCCTTTGACTGGTGTCCCAGTTCTGAAGCAAAAAAGAGACCTTTTTCTTCTGATGGCA GAGACGAGCCCATGACGAAAATGCCAGTGACAAAGTTTGGTACCAGACCTCGTTTTGAGCCTGTTCAGTTTATCAGCGGTGGAAGCGGTGCGGGAGCTGGCACTGATGAGAAGGAGAATGATAAAGAGCGAAGGAGGAATGAGTCGTACGGTGCGAGTCAATGGGACTCTCAATACTCTTCATGTGGCAGCACCAGCAGAATGCAGGGCTTTTCCTCCCTGAGGCCCGCCTTTGACCGAGTGCCATCGCACGTATCCGACTCTTGGGTTTGTCACAGAGAGAGAGCGATTCCCTCAGGTAGCTCTAGCGAGTTAGGTTATGGAGGCCATGAGCCATCTTCACACTTCATGGCAAAGTTGCAGCAGGACTATGGAGCCAAGTATGAATCCCACACTTCCTCAGGTAGTTTAGACTCTTATTCTCAGCCCCAGAGATACAATGGCTATGGAGGAGGAAGCAGATTAGGAGGCTGGGATTCAGGACGTCAGGGTTTTGGGTACAGTCATCAAGACAGGGCATCATCAAGCAGGCCGTTCAGCAGAGTCTACAACAGCCCATCCAGGAGCATTCCCAGTGTGTCCCAATCAGGATCTTTTCAGCCCGTTCCAATCTCTCAGTCAGCGTTAGATGAAAAGCAAAGGTTAATTTACAGTGTTTCTAATGCTTTGAGTTTTGCCTTTAAGGACCCTGTGTTAATGACTGGAAGTGACATGCCAAACTATAATTTTATATTGAGCCGCAGCATCCAAGCCTGCAAAACCAACCCTGAGTACATCTATGTCAACCTGAAAGATATTCCTCAGGCTGACCTACCAAAGAACAGGAAAGTACCAGCAGATGGATACGCCTGTGAACTGAGATGTCAGGGTGTGTATCTCGCTACTGGATACTCTGGCAGTAAAAATGGAGCAAGGGACCGGGCTTCAGAACAGGCTGTGAAACTTTTCATGAAAACAGTCGAGATCCGCGTCGTGCAGCGCAAATACAGACACTCAGTCGTCAATGACATGGTTGTGTGCCAGATGCACAGCCCGACGCCAGCATTTCTACCTGCACTCCGCAACCCAGAAGATAAACCGGCACCTAGCTCCAAGGGCCAGTATGAGActgacaaacaaaaacactggaCAGAGTTTGTGGTTATGGACAATGCTCACGATGCCATCTGCATCCTGAACAATTCTGCAGCCTTCAATCGCATGAGGATAGAATATAAATTTGACTTGCTACCCAACAACAATGCATGGTTGTGCAGTGTTTTCGTGCAGAATGAACTGATAGCACAATCGATGGGGAGTAAAAAGAGCGCAAAGCATGCAGCAGCAGAAAGGGCGGTGACAAAACTTCGCATGAACCAAGCACAAAgggagcaggagcagcagcaacATCAACGTCAGCATCAACAGTACTTCAGAGGAAATCACCTATCAGATTCTGGTAGAAATGTTGGGCAGCCAGGTAGCAAAAGGAAGCTGTTAACTGAGCTGGTAATCTTAGAGAACTCTGACAATGCAATCTGTATCATTAATGATACAGCTCAGTTCAATAAAGTGACTGCCGATTACAAGTACTCAGTTCTTCCTGATCATCGTTGGAGGTGTGAAGTTTACTTGGAAGGACAGTTTGTTGCAGCAGGACTCGGGCCGAAGAAAACAGTTAAGCACATTGCGGCAAAGGAGGCTTTAGCTACCCTGAAACAAACGCAGGCAGTGGTCAAATCTAACCTGAGGAAGGAGGGAAACAGCGATGCTATATCCCGCTCTCAGATCCTGGCTCGCTCAAATGAGGAAGCCACAAGGCAGGAGATTAAGGAGGACAACATTGGAAATCAGCTGCTCCGGAAGATGGGCTGGAAAGGAGGTGGACTTGGAAGAGATGGAGACGGCATCGCAGAACCAATCAAAGTGAAGGAGCAGTTCTCCAGAGAGGGCTTTGGCATGGCCACGGAAAGGAGCGGGAATCAACTTGGCAAGCGCGACATTGAAGAGATCATTCGAAACTATGCCGGTTCAGACCGCCAGGATGACCTGCGGTTCTCCACCGAGCTCACCAATGACGAACGCAAGCAGATCCACCAGATATCTCAGAAGTACGGCCTACGAAGCAAGTCATATGGACAGGGGTGGCAACGGTTCCTTGTTGTAAGTCGGAAAGTACACAAAGACCAGCTCATTGGTCAGCTTTTACAGGAAGGACAGGTGGGACGATATGAGCTTGTCAAACCTCAGGCCTCTCACTAA
- the ube2a gene encoding ubiquitin-conjugating enzyme E2 A: protein MSTPARRRLMRDFKRLQEDPPAGVSGAPSENNIMVWNAVIFGPEGTPFEDGTFKLTIEFTEEYPNKPPTVRFVSKMFHPNVYADGSICLDILQNRWSPTYDVSSILTSIQSLLDEPNPNSPANSQAAQLYQENKREYEKRVSAIVEQSWRDC from the exons ATGTCAACTCCAGCAAGACGGCGTTTAATGAGAGACTTTAAACG GCTGCAGGAGGATCCTCCAGCTGGAGTTAGTGGGGCGCCTTCAGAAAACAATATCATGGTATGGAATGCAGTCATTTTTGG ACCAGAAGGAACACCTTTTGAAGATG GAACCTTCAAACTTACCATTGAATTTACAGAGGAATATCCAAATAAACCTCCAACAGTGCGATTTGTTTCCAAAATGTTTCATCCAAATG TGTATGCAGATGGAAGCATTTGCTTAGATATACTTCAGAATCGTTGGAGTCCAACCTATGATGTCTCTTCAATCTTAACTTCAATACAG TCTTTACTGGATGAGCCAAACCCAAACAGTCCAGCCAACAGTCAAGCAGCCCAGCTCTACCAGGAAAACAAACGGGAGTATGAGAAGAGGGTTTCTGCTATAGTTGAACAGAGTTGGCGTGACTGTTGA